TTGGCTTTAAATGACTTTGTGGGAAAAAAATGTTATAGCTTAAATGAGTTTGTcgatacaaaataaattttagtgaCTTTAGTAGATAATTAGTTATAACTGAGTGACTTATATGCAATTCACTCAAACTTATAGCTATAACTCATGCAGATGATCTTATAAACAAGTATGTGGGAACATGGGAGTTTTTTATTCCACGGTTAAATGtgtatctttttatttcttgaaatttagcttaaaataaaaaaattagttcaagaaagtttaattaaaaaaattatttgaattggttgagtgactttctagaTGAAATTACAATAGTCGAGTGATTTTAGAAAACTACCATTAGTTGAGTGGTATTTTGgattatgaaataaatttagaaCGATTTTCTTAGAAAACAGAATGACCACCCCAGATATTGTATCGTCTCTTGCTGATCAACCAAAAAGTTTGCGTTATTCCTACTTCAAGCATCCAATATTAATTTTCTATTCAAGCTATattaattaagaagaaaaattaaaacatgGGTGATAGGACGTCAGTTTTAATGTTCTAATCGATCGATCAGCAGAGAGAAATAGTATTATGGATAGAGACAAACTAAAACGTTGCGTATGTACAAAGTCAAAAAATCATTTATGGAACATTAGCCCAAAATTATACTAACTTTTGAATTGTGAGGGTGCTTTAATTTGTGCATCCAAATTCGAGTGAAAAGAGTAGAGTTCATGTACGTatcttgaattatatttgattgaatattaaataaattttattcctCCCTAGCTTACATATcacatgtttaattaattaaacttacGACACCTAACTTTGGTTCCATTAATTCCCCCAAGTAGAAACAAAAGTGccttcaaaattaaaaaaaatgatctaaAAAACACGTGCGAAAACAAAGTGGCACTAAAGCACCGGCATTAGCAAGACCCTAGCTTAAAACAATAGTCTTTTTACTGTTTGAAGTTATTAGAGTTGTCCAATTATCAGTTCAAAATTTATcagattttctgtttttttttatataacatgtaaaataaaagaattcaGGATGCGTTCGatatagagaaaaatattattagatttTAGCATGTGACTGATATCcaagaaaaagagaaatgattagtggtttgatttgatgttTTATTATATATCTTGGGTGCGAATGCGTTCACCAGAAAAGGGTCAGTTGGCCGAATGTAAAATTGTGCTTAGCGGTCCCATGTTTGATTGTGCTTCCTTGAGAAATCAAATCCTTCTTAAAGATATTTAGAGATTTATTTCTaagaaaatttgattttatctAGATTAGATTGACACTACAAATCCACCGGTAGGAATACATATTATTATactaagaaataaaagatgaatATGACGGCCCAATTGTTCATTGCATTGACTAGTAGCCCTTTTCAATATGATGAACAAATCTGGAAGGGTCAACCTCTTTAGCAATTTCAACGGGCACTGTTTTGCTTAAAAGATCTAGAGAGCGATACCATAAGCAATTTAACAATTGTGTATCTCTatctcttattcttattttaattaCTTTTCGATCAATTGTATTTTGGTCAAGATTTTAAAGTGCATTCTCAACACCTCCTCATATTTCTTGGTCATCATTtctaaatatatttctatttttcttctagaaattaattaacaacttgATCATCTTTCAAAGTAAAACTAAAGAAACACCCACAATAATTTTGACTTGAAGTTACCTCCACGAGCTTTGGTTGGGCCTTAGAGTATCTATTTCATATTGGGCCAGATTGAGATTTGAGCCTAGATCGGTCATGCTCAGTCCAGTCCATTTCGGCTATTCTTGGGCCGGCCCGCCACCTgccctttttcttcttcacttaTTATTTCTTCTTGCTTTATTACTACAGaagttatcatatttttaaacaaattatattataattttgtaaatggacaagtaatttgggcttatatatttttattaataatatagaCAAGTAATATGAGACGATGAAAGTACTTAATTACCAACTACTGGTGTATTATAACTTGTAGCTGGTAATTAAGTACGTATGATTTTTTGCACAAGTAAAAAAtcactttattattattattgttataataGAAGCAAAATCGTtggtaaataaaattaaaaatatatgaataaaattaaacaCACACAATGCAACTACATTGAAGCTAATTTTGGCTAAAAATTCCATCTATCTGAGAACACCAAACATCAGTCGATAGGTAGTAGATCTACCACAATTCCCAAGCCATATCACACAAATAAAGGTACTAAAATTAATGCATAGATcataaacaacaataaatatggtaattgaattgaattgttcATCTACGGCAACGAGTGATAGCAGAGCAACCTCTAGTGTAAGGGTGAGCTGGACCTGTAGCATGATAACAATGGTGCGTGTAATACGATCTGCCAGATCGTGGTGGGCAGGGGATTCTGTTAGCTGACAATGCTCCATATGAAATGTAGTACTTGAATTTGTGCCACAATAGAGATCTTCCATTTCCATCTAACTGCATCTTATCATCCTCTGTTTCTTCGTATAAAGACGACATTGCCATTGGCAACTCAAAATCTTCACTCACCAGTTGTTCTAAACCAAATTTATCAACTTGTGCTTCGATCACAATTGCATTGTTGGTGATGGTGAATAAGAACATCATAAGGAAGAAAAGTATTGGAGACTCCATAGGTTGTATgcaaaaaaaatggtgaaataagTGTGTTTGTGTAATTGGAATGGAATACAGCTTGCTAGTACGTGTTTGTAGGGGTCCATCAATTAAGGCTGCATTGTCTTGGTAAGAGTGCAACCCACCCACTGTCCATTAATTCTTGCTGCTACATTTGCGGTTAGGTTATCAACTTTCTTCCTCCGTGATAAATGTTATGGCCTCACACATTTTATTGAAGGTTTTCTAAGCTCCTTAATTTTGTGCTAATACATGTTAGTACTACAAACCGTTATTCATCTtctattcctaagatacttagaacaaaattttgaagaatttgttaagaaacaataaagtttaaagagtattttcaaaactagaaaattaaaattagtagagaaaatagaaccagaaacagattagaacaacataaaaatatttttcacaaagaaagaaaatcgagtCCACTAATTGCACAGTGttcccttaaggaaattattcccctcaagtacccaaggttaatggaatatatccttccaggatagaacgatcttaTTTATCGatgtatcggtacctaaaatCACGGTGTCAACTAACCAGTCAacgacagtaaagtacacttataatactagatttagtagtagtagaagaagtacAGAAAAATTAGTTCcactaaaatgagaggaaatccctcaattatAGAAAACAGAAGGTAGTGTGAAAAAGTTCTTATTGTGctttatcggaaaggtcacaaacctttggaaaagtcacaatctttcggaaaggtcacaatgtttcataaaagtcacaatgtttcataaaagtcacaatttttcataaaagtcgcaacttttcataaaagtcacaactcttcataaaagtcacaactcttcattttctattcacaccttttaaaactcAACACAAACTAGACCATCTATTATTCTTCTGACCCTTNNNNNNNNNNNNNNNNNNNNNNNNNNNNNNNNNNNNNNNNNNNNNNNNNNNNNNNNNNNNNNNNNNNNNNNNNNNNNNNNNNNNNNNNNNNNNaggggtcgtttggtagagtgtataagaataatgcttcTATgttgtattagtaatgcatgcattagtaatgcaagcattagtaatgcttgcattagttatgcttgcattatttcttatacattgtttggtttgatgtattggaaatagcaagccttgtataaagactattaaaaaaatatttgtttacaaaaatacccccacattcttttacaaaaataataataataataatataataattattattaataattataatataataataataataattattattataattataattataataataataataataattataataataataattataattataattataataataataataattattaataattataatataataataattattattattataataattaattattattattattattattattattattattattattattattaatagagggtagttttgtcattagttaatccaatgcatgcattaaaaccattgcattgctaatacctagaaatccatggtattagcaatacacactttaatacacaatagagtgtataactaatgcaagcattagttatacataggttggaaaagagtaccaaacaaggtactagtaatacacagTGCTAATGCATgcgttatttttcctaataaactctaccaaacgaccccttagaatactagatttagtagtagaagaagtacAGAAAAATTAGTTCCACTAAAATGAGAGGTaattcctcaatttatagaaaacggAAGGTAGTGTGAAaaagttcttattgtgccttatcggaaaggtcacaaacctttggaaaagtcataatctttcggaaaggtcacaatctttcataaaagtcacaattttttataaaaatcgcaacttttcataaaaatcacaacttttcataaaaatcgcaactcttcatcttctattcacaccttttaaaactcAACACAAACTAGACCATCTATTATTCTTTTGACCCTTAAAAGTAACTATCTAACCTTGAACCAACCTGAGTTGCGGTATAGTTGTGGTACTGCTCTATTCTTAATTTGAGATATTAAGTTCGAGCTTTGTATATGAAGAAATTTTTGTTGGGAGCGTTACCTCCGAATGGTTCATGCAATATGAGATCTAGATTTAATTGGAACTTCAATGTGAGTTTTGTACATCAAGTGTGGAAAATCAAAATGTTACCCCAAGATCagatatcttttattttttccaccCGGTGCCCAGAGATGTTATTCTGACAAGGGGAAGTCGCTCAAATAATAAGTACTCTCACTTCCAACTCTAAGAATGTAAGTTCGAGGGTAGAAGCTTGGAGCTCCCGCATAGGGGTAAAAAAAAGTAGATGACATGAgttgtttatttataaaaaaataaaaataaaaattaatttgattaatttttaaggGCCcgttggccatgcgatatggtatcatgatatggtattatgatatggaatcatgagatgaaattgaaggtttgtttggacatgcgatatggaatttttgtattgtatattttcttataaacaaaaaaatcccatagttgtaaaactattaaaatagccccaattttttattcaatcttatcaaataaataaaaaattataaaatcgcataataaactgttacaaagttatttgttctccacttaagtaattgttttatctaactttaatttaataaaaaaaattgaacataaattgtagtgtactagtctttaatataatcctcccacatagtacaaacaatttcctcacgttgaacttgtatttctcgatcatgtaaccgagaagacgaaccaacattgttactttgagccatttgttggtcaatatcctccgcaactatatcttcatgttcatagaccataaatatttcatcactactttggtattttcgcaaataattatgtaacactgcacaaactatgacaattttcacttgtgtatcaatatcataatggttcatgccttgtttcagtattctaaatctatttttccaagctccaaaagtccgttcaatcacattgcgcagagatgaatgcctttaattaaatagttttttggcattttgaggctctctttcacttcctcgataatcttgcaaatgatagcatagtcctttgtatggaactaaaaatccttttgtgtttcggaaaccatcatcaacaacataatatttatctaccaaaaaacattttataaagaattactaaaagcatatgtgacgtaaatgagacagttttgtgtaaataaataatatttattctaaggatgtaatttaaagttatcaTGTGGcggaaatatgtaactaaatactaataacttacacataaaatataaatgtgcacttattaaggccaaaaaataaatttattaatgtgattgaaattttaccttaaactaaggccaaaatcgagtattatgtagaattttggaatgtacaccagtcatgttttttggttgtataaatgTTGGTGTTATCTTACTAATTGCCTCGgcaactattttaacatgccAGTTAATTGTTTCAAGCgaatgttgaaaagtttcacaatcctgaggtgtgagttaaagtgactatatgttagtgagaaaaataaattttatgtcgatgagaataataaattttaaaaagtaataatgtgattataaattttatttacatatgaaacaaatgattagtagatataaatgtggagttgttttaacaaaatataaactaatggATCAAttgttgtattaaaatatctcaaatcatgatatggaattaccatgcaattccatatcatggtttttggagaatatggtatcacccctcatgatatgaaataatgagatggaatcagcataaaatcgcatgtccaaacgctgatttcatctcacgataccatatcgtgatatggtatccaGGGGCGGACCTACAGTGGTTcaagtgggttcatatgaacccacttCGTTAAAAAATAAcactgtatatatatgtatatttaatcagtttttaaaattttatatgtNataaaaatcacaacttttcataaaaatcgcaactcttcatcttctattcacaccttttaaaactcAACACAAACTAGACCATCTATTATTCTTTTGACCCTTAAAAGTAACTATCTAACCTTGAACCAACCTGAGTTGCGGTATAGTTGTGGTACTGCTCTATTCTTAATTTGAGATATTAAGTTCGAGCTTTGTATATGAAGAAATTTTTGTTGGGAGCGTTACCTCCGAATGGTTCATGCAATATGAGATCTAGATTTAATCGGAATTTCAATGTGAGTTTTGTACATCAAGTGTGGAAATCAAAATGTTACCCCAAGatcaaatatcttttattttttccaccCGGTGCCCGGAGATGTTATTCTGACAAGGGAAAGTTGCTCAAATAATAAGTACTCTCACTTTCAACTCTAAGAATGTAAGTTCGAGGGTGGAAGCTTGGAGCTCCCGCATAGGGGTTAAAAAAAGTAGATGACAGGAgttgtttatttataaaaaaataaaaataaaaattaatttgaccaatttttaaatcaattcaAACACCTTCTTATTAGCTCTATATaagcatttttattttaatctttgcaacaaattttgaaatcatTCTTTAAATACTCACGTGAATGTCAGATTTTATCGCAGACTATAATATTGTCACTGCATAATAGAAGCTACAACCACCGACACTGATCCCTACCACATATTTAATATTGTTGTCAATCATCGCCACCGCCCACCAATATAATTATTACCAACACCGCTAGCTACTTCCGCAAAACCACCATTGCTATTCACTTTGACTACCAACCGCCTCCATCACCACTGCCTACCACTGCACAACCACCACATCAAAAACCTCTACCGTCACTCTGTCAGACACCACCTCTACTACTTAATCAAACAAACAACTAAAGGGTTTATAAAAGAGAATACAAAGAATTAGCGACAGATAAAATTTCATTGTCaaacaataaaatttcatttaGCTATGAATTAACACGGACAATAGTCAATAAGAAATTTCAGTAACTAGGAATTACCGATAAATTCATAACTAATGTCATGGAGTATTTTCTAATAGTAAGACTTTAAAAAGATGTCCacgaaaaataacaaatttgatAGAAGAAAAAAGTTTATTGTATACGTGCAcaaataaaaggagaaaaaaaaaatgtcgtTGGAGATATCTGAGACAGCACCCCAAGTTGTTGCAAACAGGTGGGTCTGAAAAGCGAAATGCCTCGTTGGTATAAAGATCTCATTAgttgttcttcttgttgttgCTTTGCTCTTTTTGCGAAGGGGTAGACATTTGTATGTGTAATTTCACGTGCAACTTGCTAACCAAttctaatttaatattataactaGCTAATTATTGTAGGTCGATTGTCTGACAAATATTTGTTGAATAAAAACACTCACAATATTAATTAGATACCAAGGAAAATTGCATTTTTATCACCaaaaatttgacccatttttaGTCCTGTTAATCAAAGGTGATTCTTATGaactttttataaataaagaaCGTTGTTTGTGCTtagatattattatataaaactcaatttaaatataaaataaggtGAAGTCATAATAAAAACAGAAATACATTTATGACTGTGTAGGAAATTGAAAGAAAGTCTTATCACACAAAGTCTAGTAACACGTTGAGAGAATATCAATCAATCTGCTCAACAGTGTAAGAACCCACGCCTATTAAATCCAAAATGTCCAACTCTGCTCACCATTTGCCTTGCTTCTAGCGAAAGACTGGAATTACAAACACAAGACAAACCTAGTCCCTTATGAAACATCTGATAAAATTGGAACGATATTGAAAAAATTAGCATGGTCCCTTGCGCAAAAGTTAAACATAGCGCAACTGGTACAAACACAAGAGAAAACTAAGACTAGCCTTGTTGGGGTTCAGGGATGACTGGGAAATCAAAGTAACACACACCATTTAGccaatttttttacaaatagcATGATCATGATCAGGACGCCGTGTACATatgttatttgattttattttaactaaGCATTTTGTGCACTAGAGTTCATGGATGGATGAGGCTGGCATGCCCTAATAGAGCTTGAATTATAATTCATTGGCCCTGACGATGACATTGCTGTTGAAAATCCAGAAATCATCGGCCTATTATTAACCGCGGCTTGCTCTAAAGATTGAAGTTGCTTCTTTAAAAACTTAACATAATGGACAGCCTCATCTAACATTGAAGCAGTATCCATTTTAGTTCCTCCAGGGACTAGTCTTTGCAAAATCCTTATCCTTTCGCTTATTCGTTCCCTCCGATGCCTAGCTGCCACACTCTGTGGATCCTTCGATATCTTAACATTTTTTCTCTTGGGAGGTTTAACTGATTCGGGATCAATGTGAATCGGCTGCATCATCGCGATACGAAAAATCATCTCCCTCATAGCCTCCATAGAATTTCTCCTCTGTAAACACGAGTAATCATTTCCACTACCATGAGACGCCGATGCAATAATTTCATCGATCGATGAAAGTATTGGCATCGCGGCGGGCTCTTCAATTGGATTGCCCATGAATGAGAAATTAGATGGAGGAGAAGTCATTAGGTAATTGGAGTTATGGAGTGGTGGTTGCAATGGTATCATTTCAATATTGCTATTGGAGAATCCAAGTTCTAGTGAGTGAGCAATATTTTGTAACTCCATGATTTGTTTTGTAAggtaagaaggaaaaaaaaacagggGATATATAGAAATATTAGAATGAAAGATGGGCTAAAAGGGATTCAGGGGATACCACTATGAGAAGTGTTCCTTTGAGCACAGCATGGAATTGTCAGTGCTATATGTGCATATATATGACAAGTTGTGACCTACTcctatatatgtttttatattcCAAATAATATGCAATGATACAGATCacattgtttatttttttaatttatttttcgttAACAGTAGTAGCATTTCCATTTGCAGGTAATTTGAGAGTTACAAAAGCTTGAGTCATAGTGTCAGATGTAATAACGAGTAgatattttttgtgtaaatatAAAAGGGGAATGCGTTTGAGTAAAGGTGCATGAACCAAAAAGGGCAGCAATGACTAAAGAGTTAAAACAGAGGTATGGTCTGGGAATGAAAAACTAGATACATTTGCCTTTagaaaaaattaacttaaaatggTAACCCCACAACACATGACATCTGTCAGAAGGATAACAAGTCTGGTTTCAGAAGTGGGGTAGTCAAGAAAGATGAACTTACCTGGAAAGTAGCCCATCTTCCATTTCTACATTGAGCTACAGGCATGA
The Solanum stenotomum isolate F172 chromosome 12, ASM1918654v1, whole genome shotgun sequence DNA segment above includes these coding regions:
- the LOC125848761 gene encoding transcription factor HEC1 yields the protein MELQNIAHSLELGFSNSNIEMIPLQPPLHNSNYLMTSPPSNFSFMGNPIEEPAAMPILSSIDEIIASASHGSGNDYSCLQRRNSMEAMREMIFRIAMMQPIHIDPESVKPPKRKNVKISKDPQSVAARHRRERISERIRILQRLVPGGTKMDTASMLDEAVHYVKFLKKQLQSLEQAAVNNRPMISGFSTAMSSSGPMNYNSSSIRACQPHPSMNSSAQNA
- the LOC125848762 gene encoding protein RALF-like 34, whose amino-acid sequence is MESPILFFLMMFLFTITNNAIVIEAQVDKFGLEQLVSEDFELPMAMSSLYEETEDDKMQLDGNGRSLLWHKFKYYISYGALSANRIPCPPRSGRSYYTHHCYHATGPAHPYTRGCSAITRCRR